A window of the Pseudomonas furukawaii genome harbors these coding sequences:
- a CDS encoding TetR/AcrR family transcriptional regulator, whose protein sequence is MDTPRERQPRTNPDERREHLVRAALRCLVAEGHAGISVRRIAREANVAIGLINHYFGSIDALVAQAYETLASEVNQSLRACLEAAGEDPEARLDAFLNAYFSPVALNPDLLSPWVVFWSLIRHSPQVNEAHERTYGGTLRMLEGLLSDLSRKEGFAIAKPRLAAIGFSAMLDGLWLEWCLNPANISAEDGLEISRRWIASLRAGAYA, encoded by the coding sequence TTGGATACGCCCCGCGAAAGACAACCCCGAACCAACCCCGACGAGCGCCGCGAGCACCTGGTGCGAGCCGCCCTGCGCTGCCTGGTGGCCGAGGGCCACGCGGGCATTTCCGTGCGCCGCATCGCCAGGGAAGCCAATGTCGCCATCGGCCTGATCAATCACTACTTCGGCAGCATCGACGCCCTGGTGGCCCAGGCCTACGAGACCCTCGCCAGCGAGGTGAACCAGTCGCTCCGGGCCTGCCTGGAAGCGGCTGGCGAGGACCCCGAAGCGCGCCTCGACGCCTTCCTCAACGCCTACTTCTCCCCCGTCGCGCTGAACCCGGACCTGCTCAGCCCCTGGGTGGTGTTCTGGAGCCTGATCCGCCACTCGCCCCAGGTGAACGAGGCCCATGAGCGCACCTACGGCGGCACCCTGCGCATGCTGGAAGGGCTGCTGTCGGACCTCTCGCGCAAGGAAGGCTTCGCCATCGCCAAGCCCCGCCTCGCCGCCATCGGCTTCTCGGCGATGCTGGACGGACTCTGGCTGGAGTGGTGCCTGAATCCGGCCAACATCAGCGCCGAGGACGGCCTGGAGATCAGCCGCCGCTGGATCGCCAGCCTGCGCGCCGGGGCCTACGCCTGA
- a CDS encoding M14 family metallopeptidase, producing MIHDVSFTVPGDSGAPLRVPAWRLDSGLPGPRAHLQAGVHGDEIAGMLVLHKLLPRLAEAAARGLLRGSVTLVPQANPLGIAQFRQGRILGRVHEPSSRNFNRGFPGSAAQERPLGNLAVWQKGLAELAAQADIVLDLHTDDEALPYLYLHQCFWPAGEDLATALGAEVAILWEGDSDGAFEEVVIAPWLAEGRFEGRLVSTVELRGQGDVSDALAERDADGLYDFLRARGLIADPVQLPEWRGRAVPIGQMETVFAPTSGVLVFERELGDLVQAGERFARVIATPGDPASERALVAPQAGLMLTRYRDRLVPQGAIVAKFTGSEPSSTWAGGALDP from the coding sequence ATGATCCACGACGTTTCCTTCACCGTACCAGGCGATTCGGGCGCCCCGCTGCGGGTCCCCGCATGGCGTCTGGACAGCGGCCTGCCGGGCCCCAGGGCCCACTTGCAGGCCGGCGTCCATGGGGATGAGATCGCCGGCATGCTGGTGTTGCACAAACTGCTGCCGCGTCTCGCCGAAGCGGCGGCGAGGGGCCTGCTGCGGGGGAGCGTGACCCTGGTTCCCCAGGCCAATCCCCTGGGTATCGCGCAGTTCCGCCAGGGGCGCATCCTCGGACGTGTGCATGAGCCCAGCAGCCGCAATTTCAATCGCGGCTTTCCCGGTTCGGCCGCCCAGGAGCGGCCGCTGGGCAATTTGGCGGTCTGGCAGAAGGGATTGGCGGAGCTGGCGGCCCAGGCCGACATCGTGCTCGACCTGCACACCGACGATGAAGCGCTGCCCTACCTCTACCTGCACCAGTGCTTCTGGCCTGCGGGCGAAGACCTGGCGACCGCCCTGGGCGCGGAGGTGGCGATTCTCTGGGAGGGTGACAGCGATGGCGCCTTCGAGGAGGTGGTGATCGCCCCCTGGCTCGCGGAAGGGCGTTTCGAGGGGCGGCTGGTGTCCACCGTCGAGCTGCGTGGCCAGGGCGACGTGAGCGATGCCCTGGCGGAACGGGATGCCGACGGCCTCTATGATTTCCTCCGAGCCCGTGGACTGATCGCCGATCCCGTGCAGTTGCCGGAGTGGCGCGGCCGGGCGGTTCCCATCGGGCAGATGGAGACCGTCTTCGCGCCGACCTCCGGGGTCCTGGTATTCGAGCGGGAGCTGGGGGACCTCGTCCAGGCCGGCGAACGCTTCGCCCGGGTCATCGCCACCCCGGGCGACCCGGCGAGCGAACGGGCGCTGGTGGCGCCCCAGGCGGGACTGATGCTGACCCGCTACCGCGACCGGTTGGTGCCCCAGGGCGCGATAGTGGCCAAGTTCACCGGATCCGAGCCATCCAGTACCTGGGCCGGCGGCGCCCTCGACCCCTAG
- a CDS encoding peptide chain release factor 3 codes for MTIQAAAVAKRRTFAIISHPDAGKTTITEKLLLMGKAISVAGTVKSRKSDRHATSDWMEMEKQRGISITTSVMQFPYREHMINLLDTPGHEDFSEDTYRTLTAVDSALMVLDGGKGVEPRTIALMEVCRLRDTPIVSFINKLDRDIRDPIELLDEIEAVLKIKAAPITWPIGCYKDFKGVYHLAEDRIIVYVPGHGHERIETRVIEKLDSDEARAHLGDLYDNFLEELELVQGACHEFDKEAFLKGEMTPVFFGTALGNFGVDQVLDCIVDWAPQPLSRATHERNVEPTEEKFSGFVFKIQANMDPKHRDRIAFMRICSGKYEKGMKMRHVRLGKDVKIADALTFFSSEREQLEEAYAGDIIGLHNHGTIQIGDTFTEGEALGFTGIPHFAPELFRRVRLKDPLKSKQLRQGLQELAEEGATQVFFPQRNNDIILGAVGVLQFDVVASRLKEEYKVECAYEAINVWSARWIECKDEKKLKEFQDKAFENLAVDGGGHLTYLAPTRVNLSLMEERWPDIKFRATREHH; via the coding sequence ATGACCATCCAGGCCGCCGCAGTCGCGAAACGCCGCACCTTCGCGATCATTTCCCACCCCGACGCCGGTAAGACCACCATCACCGAGAAGCTGCTGCTGATGGGCAAGGCCATCTCGGTCGCCGGTACCGTGAAGTCGCGCAAGTCCGATCGTCATGCCACCTCCGACTGGATGGAGATGGAAAAGCAGCGCGGCATCTCCATCACCACCTCGGTGATGCAGTTCCCCTACCGCGAGCACATGATCAACCTGCTCGACACCCCCGGCCACGAGGACTTCTCCGAAGACACCTACCGCACCCTGACCGCGGTGGACTCGGCGCTGATGGTGCTGGACGGTGGCAAGGGCGTCGAGCCGCGCACCATCGCCCTGATGGAAGTCTGCCGCCTGCGCGACACCCCCATCGTCAGCTTCATCAACAAGCTGGACCGCGACATCCGCGACCCCATCGAGCTGCTGGACGAGATCGAGGCGGTGCTGAAGATCAAGGCCGCCCCCATCACCTGGCCCATCGGCTGCTACAAGGACTTCAAGGGCGTCTACCACCTGGCCGAGGACAGGATCATCGTCTACGTGCCGGGCCACGGCCACGAGCGCATCGAGACCCGAGTCATCGAGAAACTGGACTCCGACGAGGCCCGCGCCCACCTGGGCGACCTCTACGACAACTTCCTCGAGGAACTGGAGCTGGTGCAGGGCGCCTGCCATGAGTTCGACAAGGAGGCCTTCCTCAAGGGCGAGATGACCCCGGTGTTCTTCGGTACCGCCCTGGGCAACTTCGGTGTGGACCAGGTTCTGGACTGCATCGTCGACTGGGCGCCGCAGCCGCTGTCCCGCGCCACCCACGAGCGCAATGTGGAACCCACCGAGGAGAAGTTCTCCGGCTTCGTGTTCAAGATCCAGGCGAACATGGACCCGAAACACCGCGACCGCATCGCCTTCATGCGCATCTGCTCGGGCAAGTACGAGAAGGGCATGAAAATGCGCCACGTGCGCCTCGGCAAGGACGTGAAGATCGCCGACGCCCTGACCTTCTTCTCCAGCGAGCGTGAGCAACTGGAAGAGGCCTATGCCGGCGACATCATCGGCCTGCACAACCACGGCACCATCCAGATCGGCGACACCTTCACCGAGGGCGAGGCCCTGGGCTTCACCGGCATCCCCCACTTCGCCCCGGAACTGTTCCGCCGCGTGCGCCTGAAGGACCCGCTGAAGTCCAAGCAGCTGCGCCAGGGCCTGCAGGAACTGGCCGAGGAAGGCGCCACCCAGGTGTTCTTCCCCCAGCGCAACAACGACATCATCCTCGGCGCCGTGGGCGTACTGCAGTTCGACGTGGTCGCCAGCCGCCTCAAGGAGGAATACAAGGTCGAGTGCGCCTACGAGGCGATCAACGTCTGGTCGGCGCGCTGGATCGAGTGCAAGGACGAGAAGAAGCTCAAGGAGTTCCAGGACAAGGCCTTCGAGAACCTCGCCGTCGATGGCGGCGGCCACCTCACCTACCTGGCCCCCACCCGCGTCAACCTCAGCCTGATGGAAGAGCGCTGGCCGGACATCAAATTCCGCGCCACCCGCGAGCACCATTGA